One segment of Methanolinea mesophila DNA contains the following:
- a CDS encoding sensor histidine kinase has protein sequence MPKQRKNRPFSYYLFLSILTLIVILVVGITIGDYFIAEKNFEDNANLLKNETEHNVRENVKTIDNGLKMFDNTLNRQMEEAFEIFRQAYRDSGGDPASMDLAALKRQLGGKMDLYVINESGVVEYTTFPPDQGLDFKTTVPYFYDYLNEIRYADGVFNDRVVQEISTGNLRKFAYAPSYDHKYVLELGLAAESFKSQRNSLKYTDSIEATVSKNPLVKDFRIFTTSKRLVRNKSYIPDSELSAILDRAFSEQTDIVIDDPVNHTSLKYLYVDLRDPDYGADMSLVVELNYDNTFITDSVNQLVIFHLSVAVIALLAGLIMVVGISRYLTRPIQSISRDMDIIAKGNLDHPIAPVMGTEISALAGGIDRMVEELKGIIVQLQESQQNLSRSEERYRTVVQSQTEYITRFLPDGTITFANDAYCRAFGLDCENARGRKFRPNLPEEDKKLVAGYFSRLTPDHPVDFIEHRVIMPDGTVHWQQWSDRAIFDPEGHVTEYQSVGRDITEKKRIEEELLAFNEKLEQMVYERTSQLESANRELESFSYSVSHDLRSPLRAIDGYSTIILNEFGEALTPATQRYLSKIRENVRQMNRLIEDLLGFSRASRQELHIIDVDPEIIARDAYGELRQEWDGREVEFVAGPMPHCRADPMLLRLVYMNLLSNALKFTRPRSVAKIEVGSLPPEDDPVYYVKDNGVGFDMEYSHKIFGVFQRLHTDEQFEGTGVGLAIVQRIIQKHGGKIWVQSLQDKGTTFFFTLGGDQGNE, from the coding sequence ATGCCAAAACAGAGGAAAAACCGGCCGTTTTCTTATTATCTTTTTCTTTCCATACTCACGCTTATCGTAATACTCGTTGTCGGAATCACTATCGGCGATTATTTCATCGCCGAAAAAAATTTTGAGGATAATGCGAACCTGCTCAAGAACGAGACAGAGCATAACGTCCGGGAGAACGTCAAGACCATCGACAACGGCCTCAAGATGTTCGACAACACCCTGAACCGCCAGATGGAAGAGGCATTTGAGATTTTCCGCCAGGCGTACCGCGATTCCGGAGGAGATCCCGCCTCGATGGATCTTGCCGCCCTGAAACGGCAACTCGGGGGGAAGATGGATCTCTATGTCATCAACGAATCGGGCGTGGTGGAGTACACCACCTTCCCCCCGGACCAGGGTCTCGATTTCAAGACCACAGTTCCATATTTTTACGATTATCTCAACGAAATCCGTTATGCCGACGGGGTCTTCAATGATCGCGTCGTCCAGGAGATCTCCACGGGGAATCTCAGGAAATTTGCGTATGCCCCCTCCTACGACCACAAGTACGTACTTGAACTGGGCCTCGCCGCAGAGTCGTTCAAGTCCCAGAGGAATTCTCTGAAATATACCGATTCCATCGAAGCGACGGTGAGCAAGAATCCCCTTGTCAAGGATTTCCGTATCTTCACCACATCAAAACGGCTTGTCCGGAACAAGAGCTATATCCCGGATTCCGAACTTTCAGCGATACTGGACAGGGCTTTTTCTGAACAGACCGATATCGTCATCGACGACCCGGTCAACCATACCTCCCTCAAGTATCTTTATGTCGATCTCAGGGACCCCGATTACGGGGCGGATATGAGCCTCGTGGTGGAATTAAACTACGACAATACGTTCATCACCGATTCCGTAAACCAACTGGTGATCTTCCACCTGTCCGTGGCAGTGATCGCGCTTCTCGCGGGATTGATCATGGTGGTCGGGATATCCCGCTACCTGACCCGGCCTATCCAGTCCATATCCAGGGATATGGATATTATCGCAAAAGGGAACCTCGACCATCCGATTGCTCCGGTCATGGGGACCGAGATCTCCGCACTGGCCGGGGGGATCGACAGGATGGTCGAGGAGCTGAAGGGAATAATCGTGCAGCTTCAGGAGAGCCAGCAGAACCTGTCGAGATCCGAAGAACGGTACAGGACCGTTGTCCAGAGCCAGACCGAATATATCACCCGTTTTCTCCCGGACGGGACCATCACCTTCGCAAACGACGCGTATTGCCGGGCGTTCGGATTGGACTGCGAGAACGCCCGGGGCAGGAAGTTCAGGCCGAACCTTCCTGAGGAGGATAAAAAACTGGTCGCCGGATATTTCTCCCGGCTCACCCCCGACCACCCGGTGGATTTCATCGAGCACCGGGTGATAATGCCGGACGGAACTGTGCACTGGCAGCAATGGAGCGACAGGGCGATTTTCGACCCGGAAGGACACGTAACGGAGTATCAGTCGGTGGGCAGGGACATCACCGAGAAAAAGAGAATCGAGGAGGAGTTGCTGGCTTTCAATGAAAAACTGGAGCAGATGGTATACGAGCGGACTTCGCAACTCGAGAGTGCGAACAGAGAACTGGAATCGTTCAGTTACTCGGTGTCCCACGACCTGCGATCCCCTCTCCGGGCCATAGACGGATATTCCACGATCATCCTCAACGAGTTCGGAGAGGCGCTCACCCCTGCGACCCAGCGGTATCTCTCAAAAATACGGGAGAACGTCCGCCAGATGAACCGTTTGATCGAGGACCTGCTCGGTTTCTCGCGTGCGAGCAGGCAGGAACTGCATATTATCGATGTTGACCCGGAGATTATCGCCCGCGACGCCTACGGTGAGCTCCGCCAGGAGTGGGACGGACGGGAAGTGGAGTTCGTGGCCGGGCCTATGCCCCACTGCAGGGCAGACCCGATGCTCCTTCGTCTGGTTTATATGAACCTCCTGAGCAATGCCCTGAAATTCACCCGGCCGAGATCAGTCGCGAAGATCGAAGTCGGGTCCCTCCCCCCGGAGGACGACCCTGTCTATTATGTCAAGGACAACGGAGTAGGCTTCGACATGGAGTACTCCCACAAGATCTTCGGGGTGTTCCAGAGGCTCCATACCGACGAACAGTTCGAGGGGACCGGTGTCGGGCTCGCCATCGTGCAGAGGATCATCCAGAAACACGGGGGAAAAATATGGGTCCAATCGCTGCAGGATAAAGGCACAACCTTTTTCTTTACTCTGGGTGGAGATCAAGGTAATGAGTAA
- a CDS encoding DUF367 family protein, with product MIPLYAYRDNSCDPRKCTVKRLEKAGLIRIVPKIAAIPRNSLILDPTAEQALSPADRPVRSITALDCSWEVLDTGMIRGWRLRRALPFLVAANPVNFGRPWKLTSVEALAAALVILGERDQAVLVVSSCTWGNRFLELNEEPLGFYADARDSTEVLEIQNMYL from the coding sequence ATGATCCCCCTCTACGCGTACCGGGACAATAGTTGCGACCCCCGCAAATGCACGGTAAAGCGCCTGGAAAAGGCGGGGCTTATCAGGATCGTCCCGAAGATCGCTGCCATCCCACGGAATTCGCTGATCCTCGATCCGACCGCCGAACAAGCACTATCCCCGGCAGATCGCCCCGTCCGGTCCATAACCGCACTGGACTGTTCCTGGGAGGTGCTCGATACGGGGATGATCCGGGGTTGGAGGCTCCGGAGGGCTCTTCCATTCCTCGTTGCCGCAAATCCGGTGAATTTCGGGAGGCCATGGAAGCTCACCTCGGTGGAGGCTCTCGCCGCAGCACTGGTGATCCTGGGGGAGCGTGATCAGGCGGTACTTGTCGTCTCCTCGTGCACCTGGGGAAACAGGTTCCTCGAGCTGAACGAGGAGCCTTTGGGATTCTACGCGGATGCCAGGGACAGCACCGAGGTCCTGGAGATCCAGAACATGTACCTCTAG
- a CDS encoding response regulator, translating to MSNGGKNADILLVEDNPNDVELILHVFQWCNLSDKVQVAWNGEEALDYIFGKGSFSGRDPKARPKVILLDLKLPKVDGLEVLRSLRRNPETRTIPVVVLTSSREERDIIESYDLGVNSYIVKPVQFDEFANVIRELGLYWKTINQPPVDPADKTG from the coding sequence ATGAGTAATGGGGGGAAGAACGCCGATATCCTTCTCGTGGAGGATAACCCGAACGACGTGGAACTGATACTTCACGTGTTCCAGTGGTGTAACCTGAGCGACAAGGTCCAGGTGGCATGGAACGGTGAGGAGGCACTCGATTATATCTTCGGTAAGGGTTCGTTTTCAGGGCGTGACCCGAAGGCCAGGCCCAAGGTGATCCTCCTGGACCTGAAACTACCCAAGGTGGACGGTCTCGAAGTACTCAGATCCCTCCGCCGAAACCCCGAAACCCGGACCATCCCCGTGGTGGTCCTCACCTCCTCGAGGGAGGAGCGCGACATCATCGAGAGTTATGACCTGGGCGTGAACAGTTACATCGTAAAACCCGTCCAGTTCGATGAATTTGCAAACGTTATCCGTGAGCTCGGCCTCTACTGGAAGACGATCAACCAGCCCCCGGTCGATCCTGCCGACAAAACCGGGTAA
- a CDS encoding glycosyltransferase family 39 protein produces the protein MEKKKTERSWSTRCTLDRPLPKGTESVPFLSGPGLRRALSSRYIQLLILLTAAGIFLRFYNLTFNSIWLDEAATYNFSRDSFLEIWNITANGEFNPPLFHWIEHVMLFFGNSEFTLRFIPALLGAFTIPLFYLIGKEMYDRNAGIIAAAILAFSPFHVLYSQDARAYTTVLFFFTIALFFFLSGLKTGKRSDWILFGIFSALSFWTHFYVFIGVVILYAYALYVVGKKKGWNIKGFSEWILSAAVFLIATLPLLAVTVHLFLVRTGSPPTYGAQGLTSLELTFIQFSGFTLYVTIIYLVLFVMGLIQLFKVKKDTFTISVLAVLGTLAASYVLSFVMPMIPRYLIFLLPFFFVPIAASYHIFFRITKTPKIVYILIIVILAINIPQLYHYYTVPSKEDWRGLGMNLAGATQPGDVVVAVPSYVRMPLEYYYSNATDGTILVGASSLGELQAIPDKYPGTTIIYLVTSDISAADPSGASFNWLDQNTMYIANQGGIFVFASSTRG, from the coding sequence ATGGAGAAGAAAAAGACGGAACGATCCTGGAGCACCCGATGCACGTTGGACCGGCCTTTGCCGAAGGGCACGGAATCCGTTCCCTTCCTCTCGGGTCCGGGACTGCGCCGGGCACTTTCGAGCAGATACATCCAGCTCCTCATTCTTCTCACCGCTGCAGGCATATTCCTGCGGTTCTACAATCTCACGTTCAATTCCATCTGGCTCGACGAAGCGGCCACCTATAATTTCTCCCGCGATTCGTTCCTCGAGATCTGGAATATCACCGCGAACGGCGAGTTCAACCCGCCCCTCTTCCACTGGATTGAGCACGTCATGCTTTTCTTCGGAAACTCGGAATTCACCCTCCGTTTCATCCCCGCGCTGCTCGGTGCCTTCACCATTCCCCTCTTCTACCTGATTGGGAAGGAGATGTACGACAGGAATGCCGGGATCATCGCCGCAGCCATTCTCGCGTTCTCCCCGTTTCATGTGCTCTACTCGCAGGATGCACGGGCATACACCACCGTGCTCTTCTTCTTCACTATCGCCCTGTTCTTCTTCCTGTCCGGGTTGAAGACCGGGAAGAGGTCAGACTGGATCTTGTTCGGGATCTTTTCGGCCCTCTCGTTCTGGACCCATTTTTACGTATTCATCGGGGTGGTGATTCTCTATGCATATGCCCTCTATGTGGTCGGAAAGAAGAAAGGCTGGAATATAAAAGGATTTTCCGAATGGATCCTCTCCGCGGCGGTCTTTTTGATCGCCACGCTTCCCCTCCTTGCGGTCACCGTACACCTGTTCCTCGTCAGGACGGGGTCGCCGCCGACCTACGGGGCACAGGGGCTCACTTCCCTGGAGCTCACCTTCATCCAGTTTTCAGGGTTCACCCTCTATGTCACCATTATCTACCTGGTACTCTTTGTAATGGGACTGATCCAGCTTTTCAAGGTGAAAAAAGACACGTTTACCATCTCGGTCCTCGCCGTTCTGGGCACCCTCGCGGCCAGCTATGTCCTCTCGTTCGTGATGCCGATGATCCCCCGGTATCTCATCTTTCTGCTCCCCTTCTTCTTCGTCCCCATCGCCGCGTCATACCATATCTTCTTCCGGATAACGAAGACCCCGAAGATCGTATATATCCTGATAATCGTGATCCTGGCGATCAATATCCCGCAACTGTATCACTACTATACCGTCCCGTCGAAGGAGGACTGGCGGGGCCTTGGAATGAACCTGGCCGGGGCGACCCAGCCGGGAGACGTCGTGGTTGCGGTTCCCTCCTACGTGAGGATGCCGCTCGAGTATTATTACTCCAACGCCACCGACGGGACTATCCTCGTAGGAGCATCGAGCCTTGGGGAGCTTCAGGCAATCCCGGATAAATATCCCGGTACCACGATCATCTATCTCGTAACGTCCGATATATCCGCGGCGGACCCGAGCGGTGCATCGTTCAACTGGCTCGACCAGAATACCATGTATATCGCAAACCAGGGCGGTATTTTCGTATTTGCCTCGAGTACCCGAGGATGA
- a CDS encoding nucleoside 2-deoxyribosyltransferase: MYILVCPCILDPGLRARGITTPRDLESFSRALDRCRRFGLEIVPLPCPETNYLGRDREPATFLDRLDTPEFEALLDSMEKGTREVIRERGPPFGILGVNSSPTCGVDTTYHGPGTAGSRGKKPERGVFLSRFPEIPAIDVQVFARYRIYLAAPLFSEAERDFNRKLSGILASRFFEVYLPQETGDDSCSRGLESHREIYRSHVEALRSVDAVIAVVDGADADSGTAWEMGYASARGIPVFALRTDFRMAGRCEHVNLMLEQSATVAGSIGELLSALDMPGALRPRKYSAAGHETAP; this comes from the coding sequence ATGTATATACTGGTATGCCCCTGTATCCTCGATCCCGGACTCCGGGCCAGGGGTATCACGACTCCGCGGGACCTTGAATCGTTCTCACGGGCATTGGACCGGTGCCGCAGGTTCGGCCTCGAGATCGTCCCCCTGCCGTGCCCGGAAACGAACTACCTGGGCAGGGATCGGGAGCCTGCGACCTTCCTTGACCGGCTTGACACCCCGGAGTTCGAAGCGCTCCTGGACAGCATGGAGAAGGGGACCAGGGAGGTTATTCGCGAGCGTGGGCCTCCGTTTGGGATCCTCGGGGTGAACTCGTCTCCGACCTGCGGGGTGGACACCACCTACCACGGCCCGGGCACGGCAGGCTCCCGGGGAAAAAAACCGGAAAGGGGTGTGTTTTTAAGCCGGTTTCCTGAGATTCCGGCGATAGACGTGCAGGTGTTCGCCCGCTACCGGATCTATCTCGCTGCACCGCTGTTCTCCGAAGCCGAGCGCGATTTCAACCGGAAACTATCCGGGATCCTGGCCTCCCGATTTTTCGAGGTCTACCTTCCCCAGGAAACCGGGGATGACAGTTGCTCCCGGGGCCTCGAATCGCATCGCGAGATCTACCGGAGCCATGTCGAGGCGCTTCGTTCCGTTGATGCCGTCATCGCGGTGGTCGACGGGGCAGATGCGGACTCCGGCACGGCATGGGAGATGGGATATGCATCTGCGAGGGGAATCCCGGTTTTCGCGTTAAGGACGGATTTCAGGATGGCGGGGAGGTGCGAGCACGTGAACCTCATGCTCGAACAATCCGCGACGGTGGCAGGATCGATCGGGGAACTGCTTTCCGCGCTTGATATGCCGGGGGCACTCAGGCCCCGCAAGTATTCGGCTGCCGGACATGAAACCGCCCCGTAA
- a CDS encoding tetratricopeptide repeat protein, protein MGLFDRIFGTVEDPSRKLLAEGCSCYQKEQYEDALECLDQALQEDPGSCEAWNQRGLVCLALGRVEDSRHSYDRALEIRPAYPEALVNKGSLLRQIAWKRREMGLLLEAMMLFDNALENSPDYVPALHEKGLLIFGMGKKDEALIYFDRALSADPGYEYPWAWKGQVLFLQRDYEGALECYVQALEKNPKNVTFIVSKGLCLIQLGRLDQAETSFRAALRHEPEHFRALLHLGEVKKRQKRYAEALDCFDRAALYVPDDPRLRKKRADTWYAMGNLALFQAGRYEDAEGYYANTVELMPRHLQAWYCRALALKKLGRYEDAIPCYQKVIEIDPGFIDAWFDLAGVMERLGRTEKAAGCYLRVTRIDPSHIEAHYHAGMCMLGQSRYRDAVSCFNAVLRLDPGYTLAWYHRGEAMKHLDEPDEADFCFIRVSELMGRV, encoded by the coding sequence ATGGGGCTGTTTGACAGAATTTTCGGCACTGTTGAAGACCCTTCCCGGAAGCTTCTTGCAGAGGGGTGCAGCTGTTACCAGAAAGAGCAGTACGAAGATGCGCTGGAATGCCTGGACCAGGCCCTGCAGGAGGACCCGGGATCGTGCGAGGCCTGGAACCAGCGGGGGCTGGTCTGTCTTGCCCTCGGGAGGGTCGAAGACTCCCGGCATTCCTACGACCGGGCGCTCGAGATACGTCCCGCGTATCCCGAGGCATTGGTGAACAAAGGATCACTGCTCCGCCAGATCGCCTGGAAAAGAAGGGAGATGGGCCTGCTCCTCGAGGCGATGATGCTCTTCGATAACGCGCTCGAAAATTCTCCGGATTATGTGCCCGCGCTTCATGAAAAAGGACTCTTGATCTTTGGCATGGGCAAGAAGGATGAGGCACTGATCTACTTCGACCGGGCGTTGTCGGCCGATCCGGGGTATGAATATCCCTGGGCATGGAAAGGGCAGGTGCTGTTCCTCCAGCGGGATTATGAAGGTGCACTTGAGTGTTACGTGCAGGCACTTGAAAAAAACCCGAAGAACGTGACGTTCATCGTTTCAAAGGGTCTCTGCCTCATTCAGCTGGGGAGGCTCGACCAGGCGGAGACCTCCTTCCGTGCGGCGCTCCGGCATGAGCCGGAACATTTCAGGGCGCTCCTGCACCTCGGAGAGGTGAAAAAGCGGCAGAAAAGGTATGCGGAAGCCCTTGACTGTTTTGACCGTGCCGCCCTCTACGTCCCGGACGATCCCCGGTTGAGAAAGAAGCGAGCGGATACGTGGTACGCCATGGGGAACCTGGCCCTTTTCCAGGCCGGGCGGTACGAAGACGCGGAGGGCTACTACGCGAATACCGTCGAACTCATGCCCCGTCACCTCCAGGCATGGTATTGCCGTGCGCTCGCCCTCAAAAAGCTCGGACGCTACGAAGATGCAATCCCCTGTTACCAGAAAGTAATCGAGATCGACCCCGGATTTATCGATGCATGGTTCGACCTTGCCGGCGTAATGGAACGCCTGGGCAGGACCGAAAAGGCGGCCGGCTGCTATCTCCGTGTAACACGGATCGATCCCAGCCACATCGAGGCCCATTACCATGCCGGGATGTGCATGCTCGGGCAGTCCCGGTATCGCGACGCGGTCTCCTGTTTCAACGCGGTGCTCCGGCTCGACCCGGGATATACCCTGGCGTGGTACCACCGCGGCGAAGCGATGAAGCACCTGGACGAACCTGACGAAGCGGATTTCTGTTTTATCAGGGTCTCCGAACTCATGGGACGGGTGTAA
- a CDS encoding PAS domain S-box protein codes for MILDQEKITRIKRFLKSRPKGLTISDISSALKINRNSVAKYLEILLITGQVEVKIFGNAKVYYLSSRVPISSMLRFASELILVLDFEGRITEVNDNFLDFFGRKRDDLVGNGIQSLDFPPFRELSPQTLLQKAAVQGEVSSEARFTHHEGEKYLRFKIIPTVFEDGGDGTTIIMEDITLPKQFEEQLRINEARYRGIVEDQTEMITRFGPDFLIRFVNTEACQSLGKTREELIGKDFWNYIPAEDRIWIKERILSLSKDHPVDTIEHRFISPSGEILWHQWTNRAILNDRGEVVEYQGVGRDITARKKAEEELLIKNLAIDSSVNGIGIAGLDRKITYANQAFTELFGYRDLAEVLGMPLDQCAHGSVDAMRDIMQVMAAISEKGSWVGEVKAQKKDGTSFFAQLSATLVRDEAGTPLCMMASFVDITAKKEAEREMMIKDTAIESSITGIAIVSADRKIIYANQSFLSIFGFSSHDEVQGTSWDGFVAGYDVQQPVLDQLKETLQKEGRWIGEFRTRKVDGDLLYLLVSVSLVQDAGEALLCWMVSFLDITGQKMIEQTLKSTVEKLQDTIEFMPDPTFVVDRNKRVIAWNSALEALTNTKKEEVLGRSDYQHAFSLFREIRPVLIDILDLPAHKLANSYPSVRRFGDSIYVEAFIPGANEGQGACLWGKASPLIDREGNIIGAIESLRDITEWKRAHQSILSVGANEGNVPEDRVKELESSLVSSKEEIEELIAKLNAARPLEEAFSDVVDPLVLIDRSGRIIRCSRSFCRMVGVDAEPDGNNIAMFCAPEERKPMLEWIKKAGPDRSIQFSASLLRVGSRLPVEGIAIPVGGKRERSFMLVLREAVS; via the coding sequence ATGATCCTCGACCAGGAGAAGATAACCCGGATCAAAAGGTTTCTCAAGTCAAGGCCGAAAGGGCTGACCATCTCGGATATCTCCTCGGCACTGAAGATAAACCGTAATTCTGTGGCGAAATATCTGGAGATCCTGCTCATTACCGGCCAGGTCGAGGTCAAGATCTTCGGGAATGCAAAGGTGTATTATCTCTCATCGCGGGTCCCCATCTCCTCGATGCTCCGGTTCGCCTCGGAACTGATCCTGGTACTCGATTTCGAGGGGAGGATCACCGAGGTGAACGATAATTTCCTCGACTTCTTTGGAAGAAAAAGGGACGACCTTGTCGGAAACGGGATACAATCACTCGATTTCCCACCCTTCCGGGAACTCTCGCCCCAGACCCTCCTGCAGAAGGCTGCTGTACAGGGCGAGGTCTCGTCAGAGGCCAGGTTTACCCACCATGAGGGGGAAAAATACCTCAGATTCAAGATTATCCCGACGGTCTTCGAGGACGGAGGTGACGGGACCACCATCATCATGGAGGACATTACCCTCCCGAAACAGTTCGAAGAGCAGCTCCGGATCAACGAGGCCCGGTACAGGGGGATAGTTGAAGACCAGACCGAGATGATCACCCGTTTCGGTCCCGACTTCCTTATACGATTTGTAAATACCGAGGCGTGCCAGTCGCTCGGAAAGACCAGGGAAGAACTGATAGGAAAAGACTTCTGGAACTATATCCCGGCAGAAGACCGGATATGGATAAAGGAGCGGATCCTGTCCCTCTCGAAGGATCACCCCGTGGACACCATCGAACACCGTTTCATCAGTCCTTCCGGGGAGATTCTATGGCACCAGTGGACGAACCGGGCTATTCTTAATGACCGGGGAGAGGTGGTGGAATACCAGGGGGTGGGGAGGGATATCACCGCCAGGAAGAAGGCAGAGGAAGAACTCCTGATCAAGAACCTCGCCATCGATTCATCGGTCAACGGGATAGGGATCGCGGGACTTGACCGAAAGATTACCTACGCCAATCAGGCATTCACCGAATTGTTCGGATACCGGGACCTTGCAGAGGTCCTGGGTATGCCCCTTGATCAGTGTGCACACGGGAGCGTGGATGCCATGCGGGATATCATGCAGGTGATGGCTGCGATCTCGGAAAAGGGCAGCTGGGTCGGCGAGGTGAAAGCCCAAAAGAAGGACGGGACCTCATTTTTCGCCCAGTTGTCGGCCACGCTGGTCCGCGACGAAGCAGGAACGCCGCTCTGCATGATGGCCTCGTTCGTCGACATCACCGCAAAAAAAGAGGCCGAACGGGAGATGATGATAAAGGATACCGCGATAGAATCCTCGATCACCGGGATTGCAATCGTTTCCGCGGACCGGAAAATCATTTATGCCAATCAATCCTTCCTCTCCATATTCGGCTTTTCTTCGCATGACGAGGTCCAGGGGACGAGCTGGGACGGCTTTGTCGCGGGATACGATGTGCAACAGCCGGTCCTTGACCAACTCAAGGAGACCCTCCAAAAAGAAGGCCGGTGGATAGGGGAATTCCGTACCAGGAAGGTGGACGGGGACCTTCTGTACCTTCTCGTGTCCGTTAGCCTGGTACAGGATGCCGGGGAGGCGCTCCTCTGCTGGATGGTCTCGTTTTTGGATATCACCGGCCAGAAGATGATTGAGCAAACCCTGAAGAGTACGGTCGAGAAGCTCCAGGATACCATTGAGTTCATGCCAGACCCCACCTTCGTGGTGGATAGGAACAAACGAGTCATCGCGTGGAACAGCGCGCTCGAAGCCCTCACGAATACCAAGAAGGAGGAGGTGCTGGGAAGAAGTGATTACCAGCACGCATTTTCCCTCTTCCGGGAAATTCGCCCGGTCCTGATCGATATCCTTGATCTCCCGGCGCATAAACTTGCGAACAGCTATCCGTCGGTGCGGAGATTCGGCGACAGCATCTACGTGGAAGCGTTCATCCCCGGTGCGAATGAAGGACAGGGTGCATGTCTTTGGGGAAAGGCCTCACCTCTCATCGACCGGGAGGGAAATATCATCGGGGCGATCGAGTCCCTGCGCGACATTACCGAGTGGAAACGAGCGCACCAGTCAATTCTTTCCGTCGGGGCGAACGAGGGGAACGTGCCTGAGGACCGGGTGAAAGAACTCGAGTCTTCCCTTGTGTCCTCTAAAGAAGAGATAGAAGAGCTGATCGCGAAACTGAACGCCGCGAGGCCCCTGGAAGAAGCATTTTCCGATGTGGTGGACCCGCTGGTCCTGATAGACCGGTCCGGGCGGATCATCAGATGCAGCCGCTCGTTCTGCCGGATGGTCGGCGTGGATGCGGAACCCGACGGGAATAACATCGCCATGTTCTGTGCACCCGAAGAGAGAAAGCCGATGTTGGAATGGATAAAAAAAGCCGGTCCGGACCGATCGATCCAATTCTCCGCATCACTCCTGCGGGTGGGCAGCCGGCTGCCGGTTGAGGGGATTGCGATACCCGTAGGAGGGAAACGGGAGCGATCGTTTATGCTCGTGCTCAGGGAAGCAGTCTCCTAG